The following are from one region of the Silene latifolia isolate original U9 population chromosome 9, ASM4854445v1, whole genome shotgun sequence genome:
- the LOC141602701 gene encoding dehydration-responsive element-binding protein 3, which yields MSDTVTSQTDSTSTSSSQTQSGLTRPDTESDRVINKRKRENSSHPVYRGVRKRAWGKWVSEIRQPRKKSRIWLGTFDSPEMAARAHDAAAIVIKGDSAILNFPELAESLPRAASTAPRDVQAAAALAAVMDCETAEEEEEELGQIIELPNLEDKSAESRDELCWADSVERWRNSPVWGEEMGWCGFLYEPTTLDVSIAHCGVEYIF from the coding sequence ATGTCAGATACTGTAACCTCCCAAACTGACTCTACATCCACTTCATCATCCCAAACCCAATCTGGGTTAACTCGGCCAGACACGGAGTCGGACCGAGTAATTAACAAACGAAAGAGGGAGAACAGCAGCCATCCAGTATACAGGGGAGTCAGAAAGAGGGCTTGGGGTAAATGGGTATCCGAAATTCGCCAACCAAGGAAGAAATCACGTATATGGCTCGGCACATTTGACTCACCGGAAATGGCAGCCCGTGCACACGACGCAGCCGCGATTGTCATCAAAGGCGATTCAGCCATTCTCAATTTTCCGGAATTAGCAGAGTCGCTACCTCGCGCCGCGTCAACTGCACCGCGAGACGTGCAGGCTGCGGCCGCACTGGCAGCGGTGATGGACTGTGAGAccgcggaggaggaggaggaggagcttggtCAGATTATCGAGTTGCCCAATTTGGAGGACAAGTCGGCCGAGTCGAGGGATGAGTTGTGTTGGGCTGACTCGGTTGAGAGGTGGCGTAACTCGCCGGTTTGGGGGGAGGAGATGGGCTGGTGTGGCTTTCTTTATGAACCAACAACACTTGACGTATCAATCGCTCATTGTGGAGTAGAATATATTTTctga
- the LOC141601068 gene encoding uncharacterized protein LOC141601068, whose product MNFGDPEFLNNLKEALRNLPEGGLRWQPRPGEPPRQVDEFKITEFPEFESKTDPEDYLEWQRKIERMFEFKDLSDKKSCKYAILKLVRNAFGWFENLKERRAREDKNKISSWEDLKRELRKRYVPKSYKIDLYKKIAELTQGNLSITNYISEFEKLTLMGEIVEIEEQKMARFCRGLNRNITKVVELQPYASFDMLCTLSLKVESQLKSIVVAPELSLSGKWDGQRQEMASSITNTGTKPVPPVQGMPEVKGKERNFLKIRCFKCQGFGHFQSEYPNRRTLTLREADILRDGLQDEAPEGDEIFEFSA is encoded by the coding sequence ATGAATTTTGGTGACCCTGAATTTCTCAATAATTTAAAAGAGGCTCTAAGGAACCTCCCCGAAGGTGGACTACGGTGGCAGCCAAGGCCAGGAGAACCACCACGCCAGGTGGATGAATTTAAGATCACTGAATTCCCGGAGTTCGAGAGCAAAACCGATCCAGAGGACTATCTAGAATGGCAACGAAAGATAGAGCGTATGTTCGAATTCAAGGATTTATCTGACAAAAAAAGTTGCAAATACGCTATCTTGAAGTTGGTAAGAAACGCATTCGGGTGGTTTGAGAATCTCAAGGAAAGGCGTGCAAGGGAAGACAAGAATAAAATTAGTTCCTGGGAGGATCTCAAAAGAGAATTGCGTAAAAGGTATGTACCCAAAAGTTATAAGATCGATTTATATAAGAAAATTGCGGAATTAACTCAGGGTAATTTATCGATTACCAATTATATTTCAGAATTTGAGAAACTCACATTAATGggtgaaattgttgaaattgaggAACAAAAGATGGCGAGATTTTGCAGGGGATTAAACCGTAATATTACTAAAGTAGTAGAGCTACAACCGTACGCTTCTTTTGATATGTTGTGTACCCTAAGCCTAAAAGTTGAGTCTCAGTTAAAGTCTATTGTAGTTGCTCCAGAACTGAGTTTGTCGGGTAAGTGGGATGGTCAGCGGCAGGAAATGGCTAGTTCGATTACAAACACGGGTACCAAACCAGTACCACCAGTACAGGGCATGCCAGAAGTGAAGGGGAAGGAGCggaattttttgaaaattcgttgcTTTAAATGCCAAGGGTTCGGGCACTTTCAAAGTGAATATCCAAACAGACGAACTCTGACTTTACGAGAAGCCGACATTTTACGTGACGGGTTGCAAGATGAGGCACCTGAGGGGGATGAGATATTCGAATTCAGTGCATAG